A genome region from Pseudomonas pergaminensis includes the following:
- a CDS encoding acetolactate synthase 3 large subunit has product MELLSGGEMLVRFLRDEGVDYIYGYPGGALLHVYDALFKEPAVTHILVRHEQAATHMADGYARATGKAGVVLVTSGPGATNAITGIATAYMDSIPMVIISGQVASTMVGTDAFQETDMIGISRPIVKHSFMIKHASEIPEVMKKAFYLAQSGRPGPVVVDIPKDMTNPAEKFEYVFPKKAKLRSYSPAVRGHSGQIRKAAEMLLAAKRPVLYSGGGVILGGGSAPLTELAKLLNLPVTNTLMGLGAFPGSDRQFVGMLGMHGSYTANLAMHHADVILAVGARFDDRVINGASKFCPNAKIIHIDIDPASISKTIKADVPIVGPVESVLTEMVAALKDIGETPNKDSVASWWKQIDEWRGDRGLFPYDKGDGSIIKPQTVIETLCEVTKGDAFVTSDVGQHQMFAAQYYKFDKPNRWINSGGLGTMGFGFPAAMGVKLSFPDTDVACVTGEGSIQMNIQELSTCLQYGLPVKIVCLNNGVLGMVRQWQDMSYNSRHSHSYMESLPDFVKLVEAYGHVGIRITDLKDLKPKMEEAFAMKDRLVFIDIQVDTSEHVYPMQIKDGSMRDMWLNKTERT; this is encoded by the coding sequence GTGGAGCTTTTATCTGGCGGTGAGATGCTCGTCCGCTTTTTGCGTGACGAAGGCGTCGACTATATCTATGGGTACCCAGGTGGTGCTCTGCTGCATGTCTACGACGCACTGTTCAAGGAACCGGCTGTTACCCACATCCTGGTTCGCCACGAACAGGCCGCGACCCATATGGCTGACGGTTATGCCCGTGCCACCGGTAAAGCCGGTGTAGTACTGGTAACGTCCGGCCCAGGCGCAACCAATGCCATTACCGGCATCGCGACTGCGTATATGGACTCCATCCCGATGGTGATCATTTCCGGCCAGGTGGCTAGCACCATGGTTGGTACCGATGCATTCCAGGAAACCGACATGATCGGTATCTCCCGGCCGATCGTGAAACACAGCTTCATGATCAAGCATGCGTCGGAAATCCCGGAAGTCATGAAAAAGGCTTTCTACCTCGCACAGTCCGGTCGCCCGGGTCCTGTGGTGGTCGATATCCCGAAAGACATGACCAACCCGGCGGAAAAATTCGAATACGTCTTCCCGAAGAAAGCCAAGCTGCGTTCCTACAGCCCAGCCGTCCGTGGGCACTCGGGGCAAATCCGCAAGGCCGCAGAAATGCTCCTGGCGGCCAAGCGTCCAGTGCTGTATTCGGGTGGTGGCGTGATTCTGGGCGGTGGTTCTGCACCGTTGACCGAGCTCGCCAAGCTGCTCAACCTGCCGGTGACCAATACCTTGATGGGCCTCGGTGCCTTCCCGGGTTCGGACCGTCAGTTCGTCGGTATGCTCGGCATGCACGGCAGCTACACCGCCAACCTGGCGATGCACCACGCCGATGTGATCCTGGCAGTGGGCGCGCGTTTCGATGACCGCGTGATCAACGGCGCGAGCAAATTCTGCCCGAATGCCAAGATCATCCATATCGACATTGACCCGGCGTCCATCTCCAAGACCATCAAGGCCGACGTGCCGATTGTAGGTCCTGTTGAAAGCGTATTGACCGAAATGGTCGCTGCACTCAAGGACATCGGCGAGACGCCAAACAAGGATTCCGTGGCCAGCTGGTGGAAGCAGATCGACGAATGGCGCGGTGATCGCGGCCTGTTCCCTTACGACAAGGGTGACGGCAGCATCATCAAGCCACAAACCGTGATCGAGACCCTGTGCGAAGTGACCAAGGGCGACGCCTTTGTGACCTCCGACGTGGGCCAGCACCAGATGTTCGCCGCGCAGTACTACAAGTTCGACAAGCCTAACCGCTGGATCAACTCCGGTGGCCTGGGCACGATGGGCTTTGGTTTCCCTGCGGCCATGGGCGTGAAGCTGAGCTTCCCGGACACCGACGTCGCGTGCGTCACCGGTGAGGGCAGCATCCAGATGAACATCCAGGAACTGTCGACATGCCTGCAGTACGGCCTTCCGGTGAAGATTGTCTGCCTGAACAACGGCGTGCTGGGCATGGTGCGTCAATGGCAGGACATGAGCTACAACAGCCGTCACTCCCATTCCTACATGGAGTCGCTGCCGGATTTCGTAAAATTGGTTGAAGCCTATGGCCACGTCGGCATTCGCATCACCGATTTGAAAGATCTGAAGCCGAAGATGGAAGAGGCGTTCGCCATGAAGGACCGCCTGGTGTTCATCGATATTCAGGTGGATACCAGCGAGCACGTCTACCCGATGCAGATCAAAGACGGCTCTATGCGCGACATGTGGCTGAACAAGACGGAGCGTACTTAA
- the mrcB gene encoding penicillin-binding protein 1B, whose product MTRTRSPRSRKKPPSRGLRPWLGWALKLGLVGLVVLAGFAVYLDAVVQEKFSGKRWTIPAKVYARPLELFTGQKLSKDDFLTELDALGYRREPVSNGPGAAAVSGNTVDLNTRGFQFYEGLEKAQPVRVRFSGDYVAELSSLNGSKLPVVRLEPLMIGGIYPKNLEDRILIKLDQVPPYLLETLVAVEDRDFYHHWGVSPKSIARAVWVNTSGGKMTQGGSTLTQQLVKNFYLTNERSLTRKLTEAMMAMLLELHYSKQEILEAYLNEVFVGQDGQRAVHGFGLASQFFFGQPLSELKLHQVALLVGMVKGPSYYNPRRNPERALERRNLVLDVLEQQGVATAEQVAAAKKMPLGVTTRGKLADSSFPGFIDLVKRQLREDYRDEDLTEEGLRIFTSFDPILQMKAEASVNDTFKRLTGRKGSDEVEAAMVVTNPETGEVQAMIGSRQASFAGFNRALDAVRPIGSLVKPAVYLTALEKPSKYTLTSWLSDDPLSVKGADGQVWTPQNFDRRSHGTVFLYQGIAHSYNISTSRLGLEVGVPNVLKTIARLGVNREFPAFPSILLGAGAMTPMEVATMYQTLANGGFNTPMRGIRSVLTAEGEPLKRYPFQIQQRFDAGSIYLIQNAMQRVMREGTGRSVYSVLPANLTLAGKTGTSNDSRDSWFAGFGQDVLAVVWLGRDDNGKTPFTGATGALQVWTSFMRKADPLPLNMPQPDNIVQAWIDPHTGQGSDANCPGAVQMPYIRGSEPPPGAACGGSAPADAESVMDWVKGWMN is encoded by the coding sequence ATGACTCGAACCCGATCTCCCCGTTCCCGTAAAAAACCTCCTTCCCGTGGCCTGCGTCCCTGGCTGGGCTGGGCGCTCAAGCTAGGCCTGGTAGGCCTGGTGGTGCTCGCCGGCTTTGCGGTGTACCTCGACGCCGTGGTGCAGGAGAAGTTCTCCGGCAAGCGCTGGACCATTCCGGCCAAGGTGTACGCGCGCCCGCTTGAATTGTTCACCGGGCAGAAGCTCAGCAAGGATGACTTCCTTACCGAGCTCGACGCCTTGGGCTATCGCCGCGAACCCGTGAGCAACGGCCCGGGTGCGGCCGCCGTCAGCGGTAACACTGTCGACCTGAATACCCGCGGCTTCCAGTTCTATGAAGGCCTGGAAAAAGCCCAGCCGGTGCGCGTGCGCTTTTCTGGCGATTACGTCGCCGAGCTGTCCTCCCTCAATGGTTCGAAGCTGCCTGTGGTGCGCCTTGAGCCACTGATGATCGGCGGCATTTACCCGAAAAACCTTGAAGATCGCATCCTGATCAAACTGGATCAGGTGCCACCGTACCTGCTGGAAACCCTGGTTGCCGTTGAAGACCGTGATTTCTACCATCACTGGGGCGTCTCGCCGAAGTCGATTGCCCGCGCGGTCTGGGTGAACACCTCCGGTGGCAAGATGACCCAGGGCGGCAGTACGCTGACGCAACAATTGGTCAAGAACTTCTACCTGACCAACGAGCGCAGCCTGACCCGCAAGCTCACCGAAGCGATGATGGCGATGCTGCTGGAGCTGCACTACAGCAAGCAGGAAATCCTTGAGGCTTACCTTAACGAGGTCTTCGTTGGCCAGGATGGCCAGCGCGCGGTGCATGGTTTCGGCTTGGCCAGCCAGTTCTTCTTTGGTCAGCCGCTGTCCGAACTGAAGCTGCACCAGGTTGCGTTGCTGGTGGGCATGGTCAAGGGGCCTTCGTACTACAACCCCCGCCGCAATCCAGAGCGTGCGCTGGAGCGCCGCAACCTGGTGCTCGATGTGCTTGAACAGCAGGGTGTTGCCACGGCCGAGCAAGTGGCTGCGGCGAAGAAGATGCCGTTGGGGGTTACCACGCGCGGCAAGCTGGCGGACAGCTCGTTCCCAGGCTTCATCGACTTGGTCAAACGCCAATTGCGTGAAGATTACCGCGATGAAGACTTGACCGAAGAAGGCCTGCGGATCTTCACCAGTTTCGACCCGATCCTGCAGATGAAAGCCGAAGCGTCGGTCAATGACACCTTCAAGCGCCTGACGGGCCGTAAAGGTTCCGATGAAGTGGAAGCGGCCATGGTCGTGACCAACCCGGAGACCGGTGAAGTGCAGGCTATGATTGGCAGTCGCCAGGCCAGTTTTGCCGGGTTCAACCGTGCGCTGGATGCGGTGCGGCCGATTGGTTCGCTCGTCAAGCCTGCGGTTTACCTGACCGCACTGGAAAAGCCTAGCAAGTACACGCTCACCAGTTGGTTGTCGGATGACCCTCTGTCAGTCAAAGGTGCCGATGGCCAGGTGTGGACGCCGCAGAATTTCGATCGTCGCTCCCACGGTACGGTGTTCCTGTATCAGGGGATTGCGCATTCCTACAATATCTCTACGTCGCGACTGGGCCTTGAAGTGGGCGTGCCGAACGTCCTCAAGACGATAGCGCGGCTGGGTGTCAATCGTGAGTTCCCAGCTTTCCCGTCGATCCTGCTGGGCGCTGGCGCGATGACGCCGATGGAAGTCGCGACCATGTACCAGACCCTCGCCAACGGTGGTTTCAACACCCCCATGCGCGGGATCCGCAGTGTGTTGACCGCCGAGGGCGAGCCGCTCAAGCGCTATCCGTTCCAGATTCAGCAGCGTTTTGACGCCGGCTCCATCTACCTGATCCAGAACGCCATGCAACGCGTGATGCGTGAAGGTACCGGGCGTTCGGTCTACAGCGTGCTGCCGGCGAACCTGACATTGGCGGGCAAGACCGGTACCAGTAACGATTCGCGTGACAGCTGGTTTGCAGGTTTCGGCCAGGATGTGCTGGCGGTGGTGTGGCTGGGGCGCGACGATAACGGCAAGACGCCGTTCACCGGTGCCACCGGTGCGCTGCAGGTCTGGACCAGCTTCATGCGCAAGGCCGACCCGCTGCCGTTGAACATGCCGCAGCCGGATAACATCGTGCAGGCGTGGATTGATCCGCACACCGGGCAGGGCTCTGATGCCAACTGTCCGGGCGCGGTGCAGATGCCGTATATTCGCGGCAGCGAACCGCCACCCGGCGCCGCATGCGGTGGCAGTGCCCCTGCTGACGCGGAATCGGTGATGGATTGGGTCAAGGGCTGGATGAATTAA
- a CDS encoding tetratricopeptide repeat protein, whose amino-acid sequence MNKWWIPAITALALLNGCASVQRGSIPVVDSSTAVSNNDRISANGGFRQTVTNRPAQAKPQAMPQDSGVVVMVPGGGAATSAPISAEPWTPGPSNSAPIDTTPIQTAPVTQGTYNMPSTPSGIPSSSSGGGLSADEQLDGPVLALLTTAQQQQAGGDLNGASSSLERAQRVAPREPQVLYRLAQVRMAQGDAPQAEQFARRGLTLASGRPDLQASLWALIGDARAAQGDAAGAAQARQKAKVSL is encoded by the coding sequence GTGAACAAGTGGTGGATTCCAGCTATTACAGCTCTGGCTTTGCTCAATGGTTGCGCCAGTGTGCAGCGCGGCTCCATTCCCGTGGTGGACTCGAGCACGGCCGTGTCCAATAACGACCGGATCTCGGCCAATGGCGGTTTCCGCCAGACCGTGACCAATCGTCCCGCCCAAGCCAAGCCACAAGCCATGCCGCAGGATTCGGGCGTAGTGGTGATGGTGCCTGGCGGTGGTGCGGCCACATCGGCGCCAATCAGCGCCGAGCCGTGGACCCCTGGGCCGAGCAACTCCGCCCCGATCGATACCACGCCGATTCAGACGGCACCGGTCACCCAGGGCACCTACAACATGCCATCGACGCCGAGTGGCATTCCCTCGTCCTCCAGCGGCGGCGGCCTGTCGGCTGACGAGCAATTGGACGGGCCGGTGCTGGCCCTGTTGACCACTGCCCAGCAACAGCAGGCGGGTGGTGATCTGAACGGTGCATCGTCGAGTCTCGAACGTGCCCAGCGTGTTGCTCCGCGCGAGCCGCAAGTGTTGTACCGCCTGGCCCAGGTACGCATGGCCCAGGGTGATGCACCCCAGGCCGAGCAGTTCGCTCGTCGTGGCTTGACCCTGGCCAGCGGTCGTCCCGACCTGCAAGCCAGCTTGTGGGCGCTGATTGGCGACGCGCGTGCCGCACAAGGTGATGCTGCCGGTGCTGCCCAGGCACGCCAGAAAGCCAAGGTCAGCCTCTGA
- the ilvC gene encoding ketol-acid reductoisomerase: MKVYYDKDCDLSIIQGKKVAIIGYGSQGHAQACNLKDSGVDVTVGLRKGSATVAKAEAHGLKVTDVASAVAAADLVMILTPDEFQSALYKNEIEPNIKKGATLAFSHGFAIHYNQVVPRADLDVIMIAPKAPGHTVRSEFVKGGGIPDLIAIYQDASGNAKNVALSYAAGVGGGRTGIIETTFKDETETDLFGEQAVLCGGTVELVKAGFETLVEAGYAPEMAYFECLHELKLIVDLMYEGGIANMNYSISNNAEYGEYVTGPEVINAESRQAMRNALKRIQDGEYAKMFISEGATGYPSMTAKRRNNAAHGIEVIGEQLRSMMPWIGANKIVDKAKN, encoded by the coding sequence ATGAAAGTTTATTACGATAAAGATTGTGACCTGTCGATCATCCAGGGCAAGAAAGTCGCCATCATTGGCTACGGTTCCCAGGGCCACGCTCAAGCGTGCAACCTAAAAGATTCCGGCGTTGACGTGACCGTTGGCCTGCGTAAAGGCTCGGCCACTGTTGCCAAGGCTGAAGCCCACGGCTTGAAAGTGACTGACGTTGCTTCCGCCGTTGCTGCTGCCGACCTGGTCATGATCTTGACCCCGGACGAGTTCCAGTCCGCGCTGTACAAGAACGAAATCGAGCCGAACATCAAGAAGGGCGCCACCCTGGCCTTCTCCCACGGCTTCGCGATTCACTACAACCAGGTAGTGCCACGCGCTGACCTGGACGTGATCATGATCGCGCCAAAAGCGCCGGGTCACACTGTACGTTCCGAGTTCGTCAAAGGCGGCGGTATCCCTGACTTGATCGCGATCTACCAGGACGCATCGGGCAACGCCAAGAACGTGGCACTGTCCTACGCTGCTGGCGTCGGTGGCGGTCGTACCGGCATCATCGAAACCACCTTCAAGGACGAGACTGAAACCGACCTGTTCGGCGAACAAGCCGTACTGTGCGGCGGTACCGTCGAACTGGTTAAAGCCGGTTTCGAAACCCTGGTTGAAGCGGGCTACGCGCCAGAAATGGCCTACTTCGAATGCCTGCACGAACTGAAGCTGATCGTTGACCTCATGTACGAAGGCGGTATCGCCAACATGAACTACTCGATCTCCAACAACGCCGAATACGGCGAGTACGTGACTGGCCCGGAAGTGATCAACGCCGAGTCCCGTCAGGCCATGCGCAACGCCCTGAAACGTATTCAGGACGGCGAATACGCCAAAATGTTCATCAGCGAAGGCGCTACCGGCTACCCTTCGATGACCGCCAAGCGTCGTAACAACGCCGCTCACGGTATCGAAGTCATCGGCGAGCAACTGCGCTCCATGATGCCGTGGATCGGTGCCAACAAGATCGTCGACAAAGCCAAGAACTAA
- the pssA gene encoding CDP-diacylglycerol--serine O-phosphatidyltransferase, producing the protein MSERPEEPNQAPDAESLLPIDEHVEEGHDAEGRKVRHRGIYLLPNLFTTANLFAGFYSIINSMSAQSALAAGDAANASKYFGFAAIAIFVAMVLDGLDGRVARMTNTQSAFGAEYDSLSDMVAFGVAPALLAFAWALGDMGKVGWMVAFIYVAGAALRLARFNTQVGTADKRYFIGLASPAAAGVVAGIVWAFSDYGIQGSKMSFLVALMVAAAGMLMVSNIKYNSFKELDLKGRVPFVAILAVVLVFAVVFSDPPRILLLAFLVYAASGPVQYLLHLRRDKTLP; encoded by the coding sequence ATGAGCGAACGTCCCGAAGAGCCAAACCAGGCTCCTGACGCCGAAAGCCTGCTACCGATCGATGAGCATGTCGAAGAAGGGCATGACGCTGAAGGCCGCAAGGTCCGGCATCGTGGCATCTATCTGCTGCCCAACCTGTTTACCACGGCGAACCTGTTTGCCGGGTTCTACTCCATCATCAACTCCATGAGCGCCCAAAGTGCGCTGGCGGCAGGCGATGCGGCGAACGCCAGCAAGTATTTTGGCTTTGCTGCAATCGCCATCTTCGTCGCCATGGTGCTCGATGGCCTGGATGGTCGAGTTGCACGCATGACCAATACGCAAAGTGCCTTCGGTGCCGAGTACGACTCGTTGTCCGACATGGTTGCGTTTGGCGTCGCCCCCGCGTTGCTGGCATTTGCCTGGGCGCTGGGTGATATGGGCAAGGTCGGCTGGATGGTTGCCTTCATCTATGTCGCGGGCGCTGCTTTGCGTCTAGCGCGCTTCAACACCCAGGTGGGGACCGCCGACAAGCGTTACTTCATCGGTTTGGCCAGCCCTGCTGCTGCAGGTGTGGTGGCGGGTATCGTCTGGGCGTTCAGTGATTACGGCATCCAGGGCTCGAAGATGTCGTTCCTGGTTGCCTTGATGGTGGCTGCCGCCGGCATGCTGATGGTCAGCAACATTAAGTACAACAGCTTCAAGGAGCTGGACCTGAAAGGGCGTGTGCCTTTCGTGGCGATTCTGGCGGTGGTGCTGGTATTCGCCGTGGTGTTCAGTGATCCGCCGCGAATCCTGTTGCTGGCGTTCCTGGTTTACGCCGCGTCGGGGCCGGTTCAGTACTTGCTGCATCTGCGCCGCGACAAAACATTGCCTTAA
- the msrP gene encoding protein-methionine-sulfoxide reductase catalytic subunit MsrP produces MLIKLPKASDCHESDVTPESFYLSRRSLLGGALAGIAASSLPRWAGADEASRYADVESGRAPGWFAEKLPGTKWQAVTVKGEAITPFKDATHYNNFYEFGTDKGDPAANAGSLKTEPWSVVIDGEVAKPGRYALEDFMKPYQLEERIYRLRCVEAWSMVIPWIGFPISALLKQVEPTSKAKYIRFETLQDPKSMPGQRSSFGLIDWPYVEGLRLDEAMNPLAILAVGMYGRELPNQNGAPLRLVVPWKYGFKSVKSIVRISLVSEQPKTTWQSIAANEYGFYANVNPTVDHPRWTQARERRLPSGLFSPNVRETQMFNGYSDEVASLYTDLDLRKNY; encoded by the coding sequence ATGTTAATCAAATTGCCTAAAGCGTCCGATTGCCACGAATCGGATGTCACGCCTGAATCCTTCTACCTCTCTCGCCGCAGCCTGCTCGGTGGTGCGCTTGCCGGTATTGCAGCCAGCAGCTTGCCGCGTTGGGCCGGTGCTGACGAGGCCTCGCGTTATGCCGATGTTGAGTCGGGCAGGGCGCCGGGCTGGTTTGCCGAGAAGCTGCCAGGCACCAAATGGCAGGCCGTCACCGTTAAGGGCGAGGCCATCACGCCCTTCAAGGACGCAACGCACTACAACAATTTCTATGAGTTCGGTACCGACAAGGGCGACCCGGCAGCCAATGCGGGCTCACTCAAGACCGAGCCTTGGAGTGTGGTCATTGATGGCGAGGTTGCGAAGCCAGGCCGTTATGCCCTGGAAGACTTCATGAAGCCTTATCAGTTGGAAGAGCGCATCTACCGTCTACGCTGTGTTGAGGCGTGGTCCATGGTGATCCCCTGGATAGGTTTCCCGATCTCAGCGTTGCTCAAGCAGGTCGAGCCGACCTCCAAAGCCAAATACATCCGTTTTGAAACCCTTCAGGACCCGAAGAGCATGCCAGGGCAGCGTTCGAGTTTTGGTTTGATCGACTGGCCTTATGTAGAGGGCTTGCGTCTAGATGAGGCGATGAACCCTTTGGCGATCCTGGCGGTAGGTATGTATGGGCGCGAATTGCCTAACCAGAATGGCGCACCGCTGCGCTTGGTGGTGCCGTGGAAGTATGGCTTCAAGAGTGTGAAGTCCATTGTGCGCATCAGCCTCGTGAGCGAGCAGCCGAAAACCACCTGGCAAAGCATTGCTGCCAATGAGTATGGGTTCTATGCAAATGTGAACCCGACGGTCGATCACCCACGCTGGACCCAGGCCCGGGAGCGGCGCCTGCCGAGCGGCTTGTTCAGTCCGAATGTGCGTGAGACGCAGATGTTCAATGGTTACTCGGATGAGGTGGCCTCTCTTTATACCGATCTCGATCTGCGGAAAAACTACTGA
- the msrQ gene encoding protein-methionine-sulfoxide reductase heme-binding subunit MsrQ → MRYPIWRIGVFITAAVWPLFWLYEAWSSALGPDPGKVLVDRLGLGTLILLLITLAMTPLQKLSGWAGWIAVRRQLGLWCFAYVVLHLAAYCVFVLGLDWSQLGVELRKRPYIIVGALAFLLLLVLAVTSNRYSQRRMGSRWKKLHRLVYAILGLGLLHMLWIVRADLKEWAIYASIGALLLVLRIPAVMRRIPRLIAKKPLSATKV, encoded by the coding sequence ATGCGCTACCCGATCTGGCGCATTGGCGTCTTTATAACGGCGGCGGTATGGCCACTGTTTTGGCTCTATGAGGCGTGGAGTTCTGCTCTGGGGCCGGATCCGGGCAAGGTGCTGGTCGATCGGCTGGGGCTCGGTACTCTTATTCTTTTGCTGATCACCCTAGCAATGACGCCGCTGCAGAAGCTCAGTGGTTGGGCGGGGTGGATAGCGGTGCGGCGGCAACTGGGGTTGTGGTGCTTTGCCTATGTTGTGCTGCACCTGGCTGCATATTGCGTGTTTGTGCTTGGCTTGGACTGGTCACAACTGGGTGTGGAGTTGCGCAAACGGCCCTACATTATTGTCGGCGCGTTGGCTTTCCTGTTGCTGTTGGTATTGGCGGTGACGTCGAATCGTTACAGTCAGCGTCGTATGGGAAGTCGTTGGAAGAAGCTTCACCGCCTTGTGTATGCGATTCTTGGGCTTGGCTTGCTGCATATGCTGTGGATCGTGCGAGCTGATCTGAAGGAGTGGGCTATCTATGCTTCTATAGGTGCGTTGCTCTTGGTGTTGCGGATACCCGCTGTGATGCGGCGAATCCCAAGGCTTATTGCGAAAAAACCACTTTCTGCAACAAAAGTGTAA
- a CDS encoding YqcC family protein, with the protein MDARFPAIAEQLLLIERELRVQGWWDDVSPSVEALSSVEPFSVDTLDFHQWLQWIFLVRMKQILEQDLPLPNASGILEMAEMVYADRPLESLGLRNALKKFDQLIVDAR; encoded by the coding sequence ATGGATGCACGTTTTCCCGCCATTGCCGAACAGTTATTGCTGATTGAGCGAGAGTTGCGCGTGCAGGGCTGGTGGGACGATGTGTCCCCCAGCGTCGAGGCGCTCAGCAGTGTCGAGCCGTTTTCGGTGGATACCCTGGATTTTCACCAGTGGCTGCAATGGATATTCCTGGTGCGCATGAAGCAGATCCTCGAACAGGACCTGCCGCTGCCCAATGCGTCGGGCATCCTGGAAATGGCCGAGATGGTCTACGCCGACCGCCCGTTGGAAAGCCTTGGCTTGCGTAATGCGCTGAAAAAGTTCGACCAATTGATCGTCGACGCTCGTTAA
- the ilvN gene encoding acetolactate synthase small subunit, producing MRHIISLLLENEPGALSRVVGLFSQRNYNIESLTVAPTEDPTLSRLTLTTVGHDEVIEQITKNLNKLIEVVKLVDLSESAHIERELMLVKVKATGAQRAEIKRTTDIYRGQIVDVSASVYTVQLTGTSDKLDSFIQSIGTASILETVRSGVTGIARGDKVLSI from the coding sequence ATGCGGCACATTATCTCCCTGCTTCTGGAGAACGAACCCGGCGCTCTGTCTCGTGTTGTCGGCCTGTTTTCGCAACGTAACTACAACATCGAAAGCCTGACCGTGGCTCCGACCGAAGACCCGACACTGTCGCGCCTGACGTTGACGACTGTTGGCCACGATGAGGTGATCGAGCAGATCACCAAGAACCTCAACAAGCTGATCGAAGTGGTCAAGCTGGTCGACCTGTCGGAAAGTGCCCACATCGAGCGCGAGCTGATGTTGGTGAAGGTCAAGGCCACGGGCGCCCAACGTGCCGAGATCAAACGCACTACCGACATTTATCGCGGGCAGATCGTCGATGTGAGCGCCAGCGTTTATACCGTTCAACTGACCGGAACAAGCGACAAGCTGGACAGCTTCATCCAGTCGATCGGGACGGCCTCGATTCTGGAAACCGTACGCAGTGGTGTCACCGGGATTGCCCGTGGCGACAAAGTACTCAGCATCTAA